Proteins co-encoded in one Mycobacterium mantenii genomic window:
- a CDS encoding peptidylprolyl isomerase — MPTNEQRRATAKRKLERQLERRAKQAKTRRIVLIAAGSIVAVAVIAAVVITIVNTKHDHKSNTAASTTTTSSSSSSSLDTTAPGQPGQVPPLPPFKPSDTVGANCQYPASSEPAAKQVKPPRTGKIPTDPAQVSVSMVTNQGHIGLMLANNESPCTVNSFASLAGQKYFDNTKCHRLTTSQGLSVLQCGDPKGEGTGGPGYQFANEYPTDQFPPNDPKAQEPVLYPRGTLAMANAGPGTNGSQFFLVYKDSQLPPQYTVFGTIQADGLATLDKIAKAGVAGGGADGAPATEVTITSVALD, encoded by the coding sequence GTGCCGACCAACGAACAGCGACGTGCCACCGCCAAACGCAAGCTCGAACGGCAGTTGGAGCGGCGCGCGAAGCAAGCCAAAACCCGCCGGATCGTACTGATCGCGGCCGGCTCGATCGTGGCCGTGGCCGTGATCGCAGCGGTGGTGATCACGATCGTCAACACCAAGCACGACCACAAGAGCAACACCGCGGCATCGACGACGACCACCAGCAGCAGCAGCAGCAGCTCGCTGGACACGACGGCTCCCGGCCAGCCGGGTCAGGTTCCGCCGCTGCCCCCCTTCAAGCCGTCGGACACCGTCGGCGCCAACTGCCAGTACCCGGCCTCGTCCGAGCCGGCGGCCAAGCAGGTCAAGCCGCCGCGGACCGGCAAGATACCGACCGATCCAGCCCAGGTGAGCGTTAGCATGGTGACCAACCAGGGCCACATCGGTCTGATGCTGGCCAACAACGAATCACCTTGCACCGTCAACAGTTTCGCGAGCCTGGCCGGCCAGAAATACTTCGACAACACCAAGTGCCACCGGCTGACCACCTCGCAGGGCCTGAGCGTCTTGCAATGCGGTGACCCCAAGGGCGAGGGCACCGGTGGTCCGGGCTACCAATTCGCCAACGAGTACCCGACCGACCAATTCCCACCGAATGACCCCAAGGCCCAAGAACCCGTGCTCTATCCGCGCGGCACCCTGGCCATGGCCAACGCCGGACCCGGCACCAACGGCAGCCAATTCTTCTTGGTCTACAAGGACTCCCAGCTGCCGCCGCAATACACCGTCTTCGGCACCATCCAGGCCGACGGGCTGGCCACCCTGGACAAGATCGCCAAGGCCGGCGTCGCCGGCGGCGGTGCAGACGGCGCACCCGCCACCGAGGTGACCATCACCTCGGTGGCGCTCGACTAG
- a CDS encoding MBL fold metallo-hydrolase: MLITGFPAGMLQCNCYVLAERPGTDAVIVDPGQRVMGQLRNILDKNRLTPAAVLLTHGHIDHMWSAQKVSDTYGCPTYIHPEDRFMLTDPIYGLGPRLAQMVAGAFWREPKQVVELDRDGDKLDLGSVTVNVDHTPGHTRGSVVFRVSSDKDVVFTGDTLFERSVGRTDLHGGSGRDLLTSIIDKLLVLDDKTVVLPGHGSATTIGAERRLNPFLEGL, from the coding sequence GTGTTGATCACCGGATTTCCCGCGGGCATGTTGCAGTGCAACTGCTATGTGCTGGCCGAGCGGCCGGGAACGGACGCCGTCATCGTCGATCCGGGGCAGCGGGTGATGGGCCAGTTGCGCAACATCCTGGACAAGAACCGGCTGACGCCGGCCGCGGTGTTGCTGACCCACGGGCACATCGACCACATGTGGTCGGCGCAGAAGGTGTCGGACACCTACGGTTGCCCGACCTACATCCATCCCGAGGACAGGTTCATGCTCACCGACCCGATCTACGGCCTGGGCCCGCGCCTGGCGCAGATGGTGGCGGGCGCTTTCTGGCGCGAGCCCAAACAGGTCGTCGAGCTGGACCGCGACGGCGACAAGCTCGACCTGGGCAGCGTGACCGTCAACGTCGATCACACGCCCGGGCACACCCGCGGGTCGGTGGTGTTTCGGGTGTCGTCCGACAAGGACGTCGTTTTCACCGGCGACACGCTCTTCGAACGTTCGGTGGGGCGCACCGACCTGCACGGTGGCAGCGGCCGCGACCTGCTGACCTCCATAATCGACAAGCTGCTGGTGCTCGACGACAAGACGGTCGTGCTGCCGGGGCACGGCAGCGCCACCACCATCGGCGCCGAGCGGCGCCTCAACCCGTTCCTCGAAGGCCTGTAG